ATCTGCACCCCGAGGACGGGATTCACTTCGCGGAACTTCTCGAACGCGAAACGCGGGAATTTCGCGACGACGTAGTCGAGGGTGGGCTCGAAGGAAGCCGGCGTCGTCTTCGTGATGTCGTTCGGGAGCTCGTGCAGGCGAAATCCTACGGCGAGCTTCGCTCCGATCCGGGCGATCGGAAATCCCGTCGCCTTGGACGCGAGCGCCGAGGAGCGGGACACCCGTGGATTCATCTCGATGACGAGGAGCTCCCCGGTCTCGGGACTCACCGCGAACTGGATGTTGCAGCCCCCCGCCTCGACCCCGATCTCGCGTATGATCGCGATCGCCGCATCCCGCATCCGCTGGTATTCGACGTCGCTGAGCGTCTGCACCGGTGCCACGGTGATCGAGTCCCCGGTGTGGACTCCCATCGGATCGAAGTTTTCGATCGAGCAGACGACGATCACGTTGTCGTCCCCGTCGCGGACGACCTCCAGCTCGTATTCCTTCCAACCGATGACCGAGCGGTCGATCAGGACTTCGCCGATCGGCGAGGCGTCGAGGCCCCGGCGAAGGAGTGTCTCGAACTCCTCGCGGTTGTAGGCGATTCCACCTCCCGTTCCCCCGAGGGTGAAGGAAGGCCGGATGATCGCGGGATAACCGCTCTCATCCACGATCCGCAGTCCGTCTTCCATGGAACGCGCGAAGCCGCCCGTGGTCACGGCCAGCCCGATCCGGCTCATCGCTTCCGCGAATTCCTCGCGGTCCTCGGCCATGCGAATGGAGCGCTCGTTCGCTCCGATCAGCTCGACGCCGAATTTCTCGAGGATCCCGCGCTCGTGGAGCTGCATCGCGAGATTGAGCGCCGTCTGCCCTCCCATCGTCGGGAGGAGGGCGTCGGGGCGCTCGCGCTCGATGACCTGGGTGACCCAGTCCACCTCGAGTGGCTCGATGTATGTTCGGTCCGCCAGATCCGGATCCGTCATGATCGTGGCGGGATTCGAGTTCACCAGGACGACCCGGTACCCCTCTTCCTTGAGCGCGCGAACCGCCTGGGTCCCCGAATAATCGAACTCGCAAGCCTGTCCGATCACGATCGGGCCGGAGCCGAGGATCAGGATCGTGTGCAGGTCGTCACGTCGAGGCACGCGAGGTCAACCGGGATGTGAGCGGAAAAGGCGGGAGCGGGACGAGCTCGGCTCGGGTGTGGCGGCGATAAGCTCGTCCGTATGGGGAGTGAAATCAAGGCGAGCGCCGGGGAGGCAATCCCCCGCCGTCTGCGTCTGGTTGTGTGAGGCCACTCCGTCTTCGTATCCTGTCACTTCCCAGGAAGTCGGGCCCATCCACGCCGCGCTCCGGAGCTCCGGAGGCAGGGGACCGATCCAGACTGAAGAGGAGAGAGAGAGAAGCGATGAATCGTCGATTCGAAACCTTCGCCGTGGCGATTGCCGCGGCCCTGTTGTTGGCCCCCGCGGCCGTGAGCGCGCAGCAACAGCAGCAGCCCATGGGATTTTTCATCACGAGCGTCGGGCTCGGGGACGGCGCGAACCTCGGCGGCCTGGCCGGGGCGGATGCCCACTGCCAGGCGCTCGCGCAGGCGGCCGGCGCAGGGAACCGCACCTGGCGCGCCTACCTGAGCGCGGCGGCGGCAGGGGGCCAGCCCCCCGTGAACGCGCGCGATCGGATCGGAAGCGGACCCTGGTTCAATGCGTCCGGACAGCGCATCGCCTGGGACGTCGCGGACCTTCACGGCGACTACCAGCGCGACTCGAACAACATCCGAAAGCCGGCTGCGCTGAACGAGCGGGGCGAGCAGGTGAACGGCGTGGGGGACCAGCCGAACCAGCACGACATCCTCACGGGCTCCGACTCGCACGGCCGGCTCCTCCTCGGCGCCGCGGCCGTCACGACCTGCAACAACTGGACGAGTAACGCCCCCGAAGGGCGGGCCATGCTCGGGCACCACGACCGCCTCGGCGGAGCGAACGCCTCGTGGAACGCGGTGCATGCGAGCAACGGATGTGGGCAGGAAAACTTGGTGGCGACCGGCGGGGCGGGGCTCTTTTACTGCTTCGCGGCGGACTGACCGGACCGGGCGATGCCGGCCGCGGCGGCGCAACCGCAGGGGCCGGTGATGTTCGGACCTCCGGAACGGGTCCGGGAGTCAGTCTCCCTT
This portion of the Gemmatimonadota bacterium genome encodes:
- a CDS encoding lectin: MNRRFETFAVAIAAALLLAPAAVSAQQQQQPMGFFITSVGLGDGANLGGLAGADAHCQALAQAAGAGNRTWRAYLSAAAAGGQPPVNARDRIGSGPWFNASGQRIAWDVADLHGDYQRDSNNIRKPAALNERGEQVNGVGDQPNQHDILTGSDSHGRLLLGAAAVTTCNNWTSNAPEGRAMLGHHDRLGGANASWNAVHASNGCGQENLVATGGAGLFYCFAAD